In a single window of the Streptomyces sp. NBC_00353 genome:
- a CDS encoding quinone oxidoreductase family protein has product MRAVEFQEYGGPEVLKVVRAGIPEPGPGQVSVDVAYAGVNFADLKARSEGYRVETLPHVPGLEVSGRVRAVGHGVEGLRPGQEVAALTAGGAYAEVAVAEAATVFPLPKGVDLRAAAALPTVLPTAHALLHEVGRLRAGESVLVHGAAGGVGTVAGQLARAAGAGAVYGVVSSAAKAAYAREYGYDEVFVGDAFADGIRRATGGRGVDLVLDPVGGDTLRRGLGVLAVFGRLVSFGNASGAEPWQVGPAELMGQGGSVAGFSILSLARTAPEVLRPLVERAFRTVVDGVVDVPISAEFPLSAAADAHTLMGGRTSTGKLLLRVAEQPER; this is encoded by the coding sequence ATGCGCGCTGTCGAGTTCCAGGAGTACGGCGGTCCCGAAGTGCTGAAGGTGGTGCGGGCCGGCATCCCCGAACCGGGACCTGGCCAGGTCAGCGTCGACGTCGCCTACGCGGGAGTGAACTTCGCGGACCTCAAGGCGCGGTCCGAGGGATACCGGGTGGAGACCCTGCCCCACGTCCCCGGGCTGGAGGTCTCGGGGCGCGTCCGCGCCGTCGGTCACGGGGTCGAGGGGCTGCGTCCGGGGCAGGAGGTCGCGGCGCTCACCGCCGGCGGCGCCTACGCGGAGGTCGCGGTTGCCGAGGCCGCCACCGTCTTCCCGCTCCCGAAGGGGGTGGACCTGCGGGCCGCGGCCGCACTGCCCACCGTGCTGCCGACCGCGCATGCGCTGCTGCACGAGGTGGGGCGGCTGCGCGCCGGCGAAAGCGTGCTGGTGCACGGTGCTGCGGGCGGTGTCGGCACCGTCGCCGGGCAGTTGGCCCGGGCAGCCGGAGCGGGCGCGGTGTACGGCGTCGTCTCCTCCGCGGCCAAGGCCGCATACGCACGCGAGTACGGCTACGACGAGGTGTTCGTGGGCGACGCCTTCGCGGACGGGATCCGGCGTGCCACCGGCGGCAGGGGAGTGGATCTGGTGCTCGATCCGGTGGGCGGCGACACTCTCCGCCGCGGTCTCGGCGTGCTGGCCGTCTTCGGGCGACTGGTGTCGTTCGGCAACGCGAGCGGGGCCGAGCCCTGGCAGGTCGGACCGGCCGAGCTCATGGGGCAGGGCGGCTCGGTCGCGGGCTTCTCCATCCTGTCGCTCGCACGGACCGCGCCCGAGGTTCTGCGCCCGCTCGTCGAACGCGCGTTCCGTACCGTCGTGGACGGCGTCGTGGACGTGCCGATCAGTGCGGAGTTCCCGCTGTCCGCGGCGGCCGACGCCCACACGCTGATGGGTGGACGCACCTCGACGGGCAAGCTGCTGCTGCGGGTGGCCGAGCAGCCGGAGCGCTGA
- a CDS encoding ArsR/SmtB family transcription factor, translated as MEDPTTGSGHRPAPVHTDPDEVPLLAALSALADPVRIQLVRELGGSPEWTRSCGSFDVPVGKAALSHHFSVLRGAGLVEQRDQGPKRVNRLRREEFDARFPGLLELVLRADSPRR; from the coding sequence ATGGAGGACCCCACGACAGGCAGCGGACACCGCCCCGCCCCCGTACACACCGATCCGGACGAGGTTCCCCTCCTGGCCGCACTGTCCGCGCTGGCCGATCCCGTGCGCATTCAGCTGGTCCGCGAGCTGGGCGGCTCCCCGGAGTGGACACGCAGCTGCGGCAGCTTCGACGTGCCGGTCGGCAAGGCTGCGCTCAGCCACCACTTCTCCGTGCTGCGCGGCGCCGGCCTGGTCGAACAGCGCGATCAGGGGCCCAAGCGGGTCAACCGACTACGACGGGAGGAGTTCGACGCGCGCTTCCCCGGTCTCCTCGAACTGGTCCTGCGCGCCGACAGCCCTCGTCGGTGA
- a CDS encoding NADP-dependent isocitrate dehydrogenase translates to MTDSTIIYTHTDEAPALATYSFLPVIEAYASTAGVTVENRDISLSGRIIAAFPERLDENQRIDDALAELGALAKTPGANIIKLPNVSASIPQMKAAIAELQQQGYALPDYPDDPQTDEDKDVRARYDKIKGSAVNPVLREGNSDRRAPASVKNYAKAHPHRMGAWTADSKTNVATMGVDDFRSTEKSVVIAEPDTLRIELVGDDGTTTVLRESVPVLAGEVVDASVLRAAPLREFLTEQIARAKAEGVLFSVHLKATMMKVSDPIIFGHVVRAFFPKTFAKYGETLVAAGLSPNDGLGGILKGLDSVPDLGAEIKASFEAELAEGPALAMVDSDKGITNLHVPSDVIVDASMPAMIRTSGHMWGPDGKEADTLAVLPDSSYSGVYQVVIDDCRAHGAFDPATMGSVSNVGLMAQKAEEYGSHDKTFEIPATGTVRLVDQAGNAVLEQQVSQGDIFRACQAKDLPIQDWVKLAVTRARATGVPAVFWLDETRAHDAQMIAKVKTYLADHDTDGLQIEIMSPVEATAFSLERIRRGEDTISVTGNVLRDYLTDLFPILELGTSAKMLSIVPLMAGGGLFETGAGGSAPKHVQQLVKENYLRWDSLGEFFALAASFEHLATTTGNARAQVLADTLDRATGTFLNEDKSPSRKLGGIDNRGSHFYLAMYWAQELAKQTDDPQLAEAFAGLAKTLTEQEQTIVDELIAVQGSPVDIGGYYHPDAAKASAAMRPSATFNEAIATLG, encoded by the coding sequence GTGACTGACTCGACCATCATCTATACGCACACCGACGAGGCCCCGGCGCTGGCCACGTACTCGTTCCTGCCCGTGATCGAGGCGTACGCCTCGACGGCCGGGGTCACCGTGGAGAACCGCGACATCTCCCTGTCGGGACGGATCATCGCCGCGTTCCCCGAGCGCCTCGACGAGAACCAGCGCATCGATGACGCTCTCGCCGAGCTCGGCGCGCTGGCCAAGACGCCCGGCGCGAACATCATCAAGCTGCCGAACGTCTCGGCGTCGATCCCGCAGATGAAGGCGGCGATCGCCGAACTGCAGCAGCAGGGTTACGCACTGCCGGACTACCCGGACGACCCGCAGACGGACGAGGACAAGGACGTCCGCGCGCGCTACGACAAGATCAAGGGCAGCGCGGTCAACCCGGTGCTGCGCGAGGGCAACTCCGACCGCCGCGCCCCCGCGTCCGTGAAGAACTACGCCAAGGCGCACCCGCACCGCATGGGCGCCTGGACGGCCGACTCGAAGACGAACGTCGCGACGATGGGCGTCGACGACTTCCGCTCCACCGAGAAGTCCGTCGTGATCGCCGAGCCGGACACGCTGCGCATCGAACTCGTCGGCGACGACGGCACCACCACCGTGCTGCGCGAGTCGGTACCGGTCCTCGCGGGCGAGGTCGTGGACGCGTCCGTCCTGCGTGCCGCACCGCTGCGCGAGTTCCTGACCGAGCAGATCGCCCGGGCCAAGGCCGAGGGCGTGCTGTTCTCCGTGCACCTGAAGGCCACGATGATGAAGGTCTCCGACCCGATCATCTTCGGCCACGTGGTCCGCGCCTTCTTCCCGAAGACGTTCGCCAAGTACGGCGAGACGCTGGTCGCCGCGGGCCTGTCCCCGAACGACGGTCTCGGCGGCATCCTCAAGGGTCTGGACTCGGTGCCCGACCTGGGCGCCGAGATCAAGGCGTCCTTCGAGGCCGAGCTGGCCGAGGGCCCGGCCCTCGCGATGGTCGACTCCGACAAGGGCATCACCAACCTGCACGTCCCGAGCGACGTCATCGTCGACGCCTCCATGCCGGCCATGATCCGCACCTCCGGCCACATGTGGGGCCCGGACGGCAAGGAGGCCGACACCCTCGCCGTCCTCCCGGACAGCAGCTACTCCGGCGTCTACCAGGTCGTCATCGACGACTGCCGTGCGCACGGCGCGTTCGACCCGGCCACCATGGGCTCGGTCTCGAACGTCGGCCTCATGGCGCAGAAGGCCGAGGAGTACGGCAGCCACGACAAGACCTTCGAGATCCCCGCCACGGGCACCGTGCGCCTCGTCGACCAGGCCGGCAACGCCGTGCTGGAGCAGCAGGTCTCGCAGGGCGACATCTTCCGCGCCTGCCAGGCGAAGGACCTGCCGATCCAGGACTGGGTCAAGCTCGCGGTCACCCGCGCCCGCGCGACCGGCGTCCCGGCCGTGTTCTGGCTGGACGAGACCCGCGCCCACGATGCGCAGATGATCGCCAAGGTCAAGACGTACCTCGCCGACCACGACACCGACGGTCTGCAGATCGAGATCATGTCGCCGGTCGAGGCCACCGCCTTCTCCCTGGAGCGCATCCGCCGTGGCGAGGACACCATCTCCGTCACCGGCAATGTGCTGCGTGACTACCTGACCGACCTGTTCCCGATCCTGGAGCTGGGCACCAGCGCCAAGATGCTCTCGATCGTCCCGCTGATGGCCGGCGGCGGCCTCTTCGAGACGGGCGCCGGCGGCTCCGCCCCGAAGCACGTCCAGCAGCTCGTCAAGGAGAACTACCTGCGCTGGGACAGCCTCGGCGAGTTCTTCGCCCTGGCCGCCAGCTTCGAGCACCTGGCGACCACCACGGGCAACGCGCGCGCCCAGGTTCTCGCCGACACCCTCGACCGCGCCACCGGCACCTTCCTCAACGAGGACAAGTCGCCGAGCCGCAAGCTGGGTGGCATCGACAACCGCGGCAGCCACTTCTACCTGGCCATGTACTGGGCCCAGGAGCTGGCGAAGCAGACGGACGACCCGCAGCTCGCGGAGGCGTTCGCCGGTCTCGCCAAGACGCTGACCGAGCAGGAGCAGACCATCGTCGACGAGCTCATCGCCGTGCAGGGCTCGCCGGTCGACATCGGTGGCTACTACCACCCCGACGCCGCCAAGGCCTCGGCCGCCATGCGTCCGTCGGCGACGTTCAACGAGGCCATCGCGACCCTCGGCTGA
- a CDS encoding carbon-nitrogen hydrolase family protein, with protein sequence MSATLTVAVAQPVCLHLDVAANATAHAAAVAEARARLVVFPELSLTGYDLTAPAVSPDDARLGPIVSACRATGATALAGAPVRDADGREHIATLAVTGEGARVVYRKMWLHGEEFDRFSPGEKPEVLGVGGVRLGLAICYDAAVPDHAADTAALGIDAYVASTLYGAGPESAARRDGHMSERAAAHGVWVVLSTSAGAGGTYPQTSGGSGIWAPDGAVVVQAGPEPGAMVSASLGGS encoded by the coding sequence GTGTCCGCAACCCTGACCGTCGCCGTCGCCCAGCCCGTCTGTCTCCACCTCGACGTCGCCGCGAACGCCACCGCCCATGCGGCGGCAGTCGCTGAAGCCCGGGCGCGGCTGGTCGTCTTCCCGGAGCTGTCGCTGACGGGCTACGACCTCACCGCCCCGGCCGTCTCCCCCGACGACGCCCGCCTCGGGCCGATCGTCTCCGCATGCCGCGCCACCGGGGCGACGGCGCTGGCCGGGGCCCCTGTGCGCGACGCCGACGGGCGTGAGCACATCGCCACGCTCGCCGTCACGGGAGAGGGCGCGCGCGTCGTCTACCGGAAGATGTGGCTGCACGGCGAGGAGTTCGACCGTTTCAGCCCGGGCGAGAAGCCGGAGGTCCTGGGTGTCGGCGGGGTGCGGCTGGGGCTTGCGATCTGTTACGACGCGGCTGTCCCCGACCATGCAGCCGACACCGCTGCCTTGGGCATCGACGCGTATGTGGCAAGCACCCTCTACGGTGCGGGTCCCGAATCGGCCGCCCGGCGCGACGGGCACATGAGCGAGCGGGCCGCGGCCCACGGTGTGTGGGTGGTGCTGTCCACCTCGGCAGGGGCCGGCGGGACCTATCCGCAGACGTCGGGCGGCTCCGGAATCTGGGCTCCGGACGGGGCGGTGGTCGTTCAGGCCGGACCGGAGCCCGGGGCCATGGTGTCGGCGTCCCTCGGCGGGTCCTGA
- a CDS encoding GNAT family N-acetyltransferase: protein MSENAYLAEGARTAIRPFTPADAEEFTDRAKESRGMHHPWLFPPDDARAYAAYAGRLTEDATKAGFLVCERAVDDRNGTVAGSGPIAGFININNIVGGAFRCGALGYGAFAHAAGRGLMSEGLDLVMRHAFGPLGLHRLEANIQPANAGSIALVRRAAFRLEGFSPDFLFIDGAWRDHERWAITAEMVRQDPPRDADTMAPGSGPA from the coding sequence ATGTCTGAGAACGCCTACCTGGCCGAGGGCGCACGCACGGCGATCCGCCCCTTCACCCCCGCGGACGCCGAAGAGTTCACCGACCGCGCCAAGGAGAGCCGCGGCATGCACCACCCGTGGCTGTTCCCGCCCGACGACGCGCGTGCGTACGCCGCGTACGCGGGCCGGCTGACGGAGGACGCCACAAAGGCGGGCTTCCTCGTCTGCGAACGTGCAGTCGACGACAGGAACGGGACCGTGGCCGGAAGCGGCCCCATCGCAGGCTTCATCAACATCAACAACATCGTCGGCGGCGCCTTCCGCTGCGGCGCGCTGGGATACGGAGCGTTCGCCCACGCGGCCGGGCGCGGCCTGATGAGCGAGGGGCTCGACCTGGTGATGCGCCACGCCTTCGGGCCGCTGGGCCTGCACCGTCTGGAAGCGAACATCCAGCCCGCCAACGCGGGCTCGATCGCCCTGGTGCGCCGGGCCGCCTTCCGCCTCGAAGGCTTCTCCCCGGACTTCCTCTTCATCGACGGGGCGTGGCGCGATCACGAGCGGTGGGCGATCACCGCCGAGATGGTGCGTCAGGACCCGCCGAGGGACGCCGACACCATGGCCCCGGGCTCCGGTCCGGCCTGA
- a CDS encoding LapA family protein — protein MSPKDVSSGGKGAVGAFSPSRIVVLVIAILSLVFIVENTGEVTIRLLIPLVTMPLAAVLLAMFVAGLVCGGYLFRRRAK, from the coding sequence ATGAGCCCGAAGGACGTGTCGAGCGGCGGCAAGGGTGCCGTGGGAGCGTTCTCGCCCTCCCGCATCGTTGTTCTCGTCATCGCGATCCTGTCGCTCGTCTTCATCGTCGAGAACACCGGTGAAGTCACGATCCGTCTGCTGATCCCCCTGGTGACGATGCCGCTCGCGGCGGTGCTGCTGGCGATGTTCGTCGCCGGGTTGGTGTGCGGCGGCTATCTCTTCCGCCGCCGCGCGAAGTGA
- a CDS encoding CocE/NonD family hydrolase yields the protein MEVFVARAVRRSRSRKFFAYVAGVALAAPLALTGAAHAATTATASEYTVTALKFTVTAGGRSCAVDADLYRPAGADAAHPAPAVLATNGFGGSKSDGSTDAIGRAFASRGYVGLVYSGLGFGKSGCLITLDDPLIDGRAATGLIDFLAGTRAADDGTKADFVSKDGKGDPRVGMIGGSYGGAIQLATAAVDRRVDALVPLITWNDLSYALDPNNTATSKGVSSDTPGVFKWQWTNGFYLMGEGQTILAPSLDPSRFGNLTCPHFAPQACDTIRLLNSGRYPADRTGAMLDYARSVSPVSYLGKVKAPTLLVQGQTDSLFNLNEATATYRTLKSQGTTTKMIWQSWGHSGGQVPGELDLNEGNLETSYVGQRVLAWFDRYLQHRKNTDTGPEFAYYRDWQSGYGTAAAVPALSQKVYLSGDGKLVDNRSEVTRGSRRYANWPVPTSHSENSLAGIIGLPDPEPYDTHGTYLGWTSAPLTSAVDVVGAPRAILKVVSPKTERVQNSGDAADKLVLFAKVYDVAPDGSRTLVNRLVSPVRVPDVTRQFTVQLPGIVHRYRAGHRLEFVIAASDGAYFGNRGIKPVRVVSAPDDTGVLELPLVGGRVN from the coding sequence GTGGAGGTCTTCGTGGCACGCGCTGTTCGCAGATCCCGGTCCCGTAAGTTCTTCGCCTACGTAGCCGGGGTGGCGCTCGCCGCACCTCTGGCCCTCACCGGCGCGGCACACGCAGCCACCACGGCCACCGCCTCCGAATACACCGTCACCGCACTGAAGTTCACGGTCACGGCAGGCGGTCGCTCCTGCGCCGTCGACGCCGACCTCTACCGCCCCGCCGGGGCCGACGCCGCTCACCCCGCCCCCGCCGTCCTCGCCACGAACGGCTTCGGCGGCAGCAAGTCGGACGGCTCGACCGACGCCATCGGCAGGGCCTTCGCCTCCCGCGGCTATGTCGGACTCGTCTACTCCGGCCTCGGCTTCGGCAAGTCCGGCTGTCTGATCACACTCGACGACCCGCTGATCGACGGCAGGGCCGCCACCGGACTCATCGACTTCCTCGCCGGGACCCGCGCCGCCGACGACGGGACGAAGGCCGACTTCGTCTCCAAGGACGGCAAGGGCGACCCGCGCGTCGGCATGATCGGCGGCTCGTACGGCGGCGCCATCCAGCTGGCCACGGCAGCCGTCGACCGCCGCGTCGACGCCCTGGTTCCGCTGATCACCTGGAACGACCTGTCGTACGCGCTCGATCCAAACAACACGGCCACGAGCAAGGGCGTCTCCTCGGACACCCCAGGTGTCTTCAAGTGGCAGTGGACCAACGGCTTCTACCTGATGGGGGAGGGGCAGACGATTCTCGCCCCCAGCCTCGACCCGTCCCGGTTCGGCAACCTCACCTGTCCGCACTTCGCCCCGCAGGCCTGCGACACGATCCGGCTGCTCAACTCCGGCCGCTACCCGGCCGACAGGACCGGCGCGATGCTCGACTACGCGCGCAGCGTCTCCCCGGTCTCCTACCTCGGCAAGGTCAAGGCGCCCACCCTGCTGGTCCAGGGCCAGACCGACAGCCTGTTCAACCTGAACGAGGCCACCGCCACGTACCGGACGCTCAAGTCGCAGGGCACCACGACAAAAATGATCTGGCAGTCCTGGGGTCACAGCGGCGGTCAGGTGCCCGGTGAACTCGACCTGAATGAAGGCAACCTGGAGACCAGTTACGTCGGACAGCGCGTCCTGGCCTGGTTCGACCGTTACCTCCAGCACAGGAAGAACACCGACACCGGCCCCGAGTTCGCCTACTACCGTGACTGGCAGAGCGGCTACGGCACCGCGGCCGCCGTGCCCGCGCTGTCGCAGAAGGTCTACCTCTCCGGTGACGGCAAGCTTGTCGACAACCGTTCCGAGGTCACCCGCGGCAGCCGCCGGTACGCCAACTGGCCGGTGCCGACCAGCCACTCGGAGAACTCGCTCGCCGGCATCATCGGACTGCCCGACCCCGAGCCGTACGACACCCACGGCACCTACCTCGGCTGGACCAGCGCCCCGCTGACCTCCGCCGTCGATGTCGTCGGCGCGCCGAGGGCCATCCTGAAGGTCGTCTCGCCGAAGACGGAGCGCGTACAGAACAGCGGTGACGCCGCCGACAAGCTGGTCCTGTTCGCCAAGGTGTACGACGTGGCGCCGGACGGCTCCAGGACGCTGGTGAACCGCCTCGTGTCCCCGGTGCGGGTACCGGACGTCACCCGGCAGTTCACCGTGCAGCTGCCGGGCATCGTGCACCGGTACCGGGCGGGGCACCGGCTCGAGTTCGTGATCGCGGCCAGCGACGGCGCGTACTTCGGCAACCGCGGCATCAAGCCGGTCAGGGTCGTCAGCGCCCCGGACGACACGGGGGTGCTGGAGCTGCCCCTGGTCGGCGGCCGGGTGAACTGA
- a CDS encoding prolyl oligopeptidase family serine peptidase yields MVSTGAYGTWPSPIDARLAASHDGRPEYVGVVGDEVWWTEPRPAEAGRRALVRRRADGTTESVLPVPWNVRSRVIEYGGRPWAGAGRTDGGPLVVFVNFADQRLYAYAPDGPGEPWPLTPLSDVGGGLRWVDPQLHLDRGEQGEVWCVLEEFTGEAPTEVRRVIAAVPLDGSAADNRGAVRELSDDRHRFVTGPKVSPDGRRAAWIAWDHPRMPWDGTEVMLADIADDGTFHSAWSFGGGPEESVPQIEWTTDGQLLFASDRSGWWNLYRADPYRGTVALCTQEQEFAGPLWKIGLGWFRPLENGLIATIHGKGTTTLGILDPETGELADIAGPWTEWAETLAVHGSRVIGVAASPRSAYEIVELDTTTGRSRIIGARHRDEVDPAYYPEPHQRTFTGPDGRDIHTHIYPPCNPERIGPEGELPPYVVWAHGGPTGHAALVLDLEIAYFTSRGIGVVEVNYGGSTGYGRTYRNRLRQEWGVVDVEDCAAVAQALAAEGAADPNRLAIRGGSAGGWTTAASLTSTDVYACGTVSYPILDLTGWGTDETHDFESQYLESLVGPLAEVPDRYRERSPINRTDRLTTPFLLLQGLDDVICPPAQCERFLAAIEGRGIPHAYLAFEGESHGFRRADTMIAALEAELSLYAQTFGIDRPDVPQLELKK; encoded by the coding sequence ATGGTGTCCACAGGGGCCTACGGAACATGGCCGTCACCGATCGACGCACGGCTGGCCGCGTCGCACGACGGCCGCCCGGAATACGTCGGCGTGGTCGGCGACGAAGTGTGGTGGACGGAGCCGCGCCCCGCCGAGGCGGGGCGCCGCGCCCTGGTCCGCCGCCGGGCGGACGGGACCACCGAGTCCGTGCTGCCTGTTCCGTGGAACGTCCGCAGCCGCGTCATCGAGTACGGCGGACGGCCCTGGGCCGGCGCCGGGCGCACCGACGGCGGACCGCTCGTCGTCTTCGTGAACTTCGCCGACCAGCGGCTGTACGCGTACGCGCCGGACGGGCCCGGAGAACCGTGGCCGCTCACCCCGCTGTCGGACGTCGGCGGCGGACTGCGCTGGGTCGACCCGCAACTGCACCTCGACCGGGGCGAGCAGGGCGAAGTGTGGTGTGTCCTGGAGGAGTTCACCGGCGAGGCGCCCACCGAGGTGCGACGGGTGATCGCCGCCGTGCCGCTGGACGGATCGGCGGCCGACAACCGTGGCGCGGTGCGCGAACTCTCCGACGACCGGCACCGCTTCGTCACCGGACCGAAGGTCTCGCCCGACGGGCGGCGGGCGGCGTGGATCGCCTGGGATCATCCGCGGATGCCATGGGACGGCACCGAGGTGATGCTCGCCGACATCGCCGACGACGGCACGTTCCACAGCGCCTGGAGCTTCGGCGGCGGACCCGAGGAGTCGGTGCCACAGATCGAATGGACCACCGACGGACAGCTCCTCTTCGCGAGCGACCGCAGCGGCTGGTGGAACCTCTACCGCGCCGATCCGTACCGGGGCACGGTGGCGCTCTGCACACAGGAGCAGGAGTTCGCCGGACCGCTCTGGAAGATCGGGCTCGGCTGGTTCCGGCCACTGGAGAACGGACTGATCGCCACCATCCACGGCAAGGGCACCACCACCCTCGGCATCCTCGATCCGGAGACCGGCGAACTCGCCGACATCGCGGGGCCCTGGACCGAATGGGCCGAGACGCTCGCCGTGCACGGCAGCCGGGTCATCGGTGTCGCCGCGAGCCCGCGGAGCGCGTACGAGATCGTGGAGCTGGACACCACGACCGGCCGCAGCCGGATCATCGGCGCCCGGCACCGGGACGAAGTCGATCCCGCGTACTACCCCGAACCTCACCAGCGCACCTTCACCGGGCCCGACGGCCGCGACATCCACACCCACATCTACCCGCCGTGCAACCCCGAACGGATCGGTCCGGAAGGCGAGTTGCCGCCCTACGTGGTGTGGGCGCACGGCGGTCCCACCGGGCACGCCGCGCTCGTCCTCGACCTGGAGATCGCCTACTTCACCTCGCGCGGCATCGGCGTCGTCGAGGTCAACTACGGCGGCTCCACCGGCTACGGCAGGACGTACCGCAACCGGCTGCGCCAAGAGTGGGGCGTCGTCGACGTGGAGGACTGCGCCGCCGTCGCCCAGGCGCTGGCAGCCGAGGGCGCGGCCGACCCGAACCGGCTCGCCATCCGCGGCGGCAGCGCCGGTGGCTGGACCACCGCCGCCTCGCTGACCAGCACCGATGTCTACGCCTGCGGCACCGTCAGCTACCCCATCCTCGACCTGACCGGCTGGGGCACCGACGAGACCCATGACTTCGAGTCGCAGTACCTGGAGTCCCTGGTCGGCCCGCTCGCCGAGGTCCCGGACCGCTACCGCGAACGGTCGCCGATCAACCGGACGGACCGGCTGACCACCCCGTTCCTGCTGCTCCAGGGGCTCGACGACGTGATCTGCCCGCCGGCCCAGTGCGAGCGGTTCCTGGCTGCGATCGAAGGCCGCGGCATCCCGCACGCGTATCTCGCGTTCGAGGGAGAGAGCCATGGATTCCGGCGCGCCGACACCATGATCGCCGCGCTGGAGGCCGAACTCTCCCTGTATGCACAGACCTTCGGGATCGACCGCCCCGACGTACCGCAACTGGAGCTGAAGAAGTGA
- a CDS encoding M20/M25/M40 family metallo-hydrolase encodes MAEVTTPQESVDDLALDESVTFTSELIRIDTTNRGDGDCRERPAAEYVAERLAAAGLVPTLLERTPGRTNVVARIEGTDPSADALLVHGHLDVVPAEADDWTVHPFSGEVRDGVVWGRGAIDMKNMDAMVLAVVRAWARAGIRPRRDIVIAYTADEEASAADGSGFLADQHPELFEGCTEGISESGAFTFHAGPRMPLYPIAAGERGTGWLKLTAHGKAGHGSKVNKANAVSTLAAAVARIGAHEWPVRLTPTVRAALTEIAALHGIQVDVDAPGFDVDELLGKLGPAAALVEPTVRNSANPTMLEAGYKVNVIPGHAVAYIDGRMVPGGEDEFHATLDRLTGPDVDWEFHHREIALQAPVDSPTYAKMRAAVERFDPDGHVVPYCMSGGTDAKQFSRLGITGYGFSPLKLPVGFDYQALFHGVDERVPVEALHFGVRVLDHYLRTA; translated from the coding sequence ATGGCTGAGGTGACCACGCCCCAGGAATCCGTCGACGATCTGGCGCTCGACGAATCGGTGACGTTTACCTCCGAACTGATCCGGATCGACACGACGAACCGGGGCGACGGCGACTGCAGGGAGCGCCCCGCCGCCGAGTACGTGGCCGAACGGCTGGCCGCCGCGGGACTGGTGCCCACGCTGCTGGAACGCACCCCGGGCCGCACCAACGTGGTCGCCAGGATCGAGGGCACCGACCCGTCCGCCGACGCGCTCCTGGTGCACGGGCATCTCGACGTCGTGCCCGCCGAGGCCGACGACTGGACCGTGCACCCCTTCTCCGGGGAGGTCCGTGACGGGGTCGTCTGGGGCCGTGGCGCGATCGACATGAAGAACATGGACGCGATGGTCCTCGCGGTCGTCCGTGCCTGGGCCCGGGCCGGCATCCGGCCCCGCCGGGACATCGTGATCGCGTACACCGCGGATGAGGAGGCCAGCGCCGCCGACGGCTCCGGCTTCCTCGCCGACCAGCACCCCGAACTCTTCGAAGGGTGTACGGAGGGCATCAGCGAGTCCGGTGCCTTCACCTTCCACGCCGGACCGAGGATGCCGCTCTACCCGATCGCCGCGGGCGAACGCGGCACCGGATGGCTGAAGCTCACCGCACACGGCAAGGCGGGCCACGGCTCCAAGGTCAACAAGGCGAACGCGGTCAGCACACTCGCCGCCGCCGTCGCCCGGATCGGCGCGCACGAATGGCCGGTGCGGCTCACCCCGACCGTACGCGCGGCGCTCACCGAGATCGCCGCTCTGCACGGGATCCAGGTGGATGTCGACGCTCCCGGATTCGACGTGGACGAACTCCTCGGCAAGCTCGGACCGGCCGCAGCACTGGTCGAACCCACCGTCAGGAACAGCGCCAACCCGACGATGCTGGAGGCCGGCTACAAGGTCAACGTGATCCCGGGCCACGCCGTCGCCTACATCGACGGCCGCATGGTGCCGGGCGGCGAGGACGAGTTCCACGCCACCCTGGACCGGCTGACCGGACCCGATGTCGACTGGGAGTTCCACCACCGCGAGATCGCCCTGCAGGCCCCGGTCGACTCGCCGACCTACGCGAAGATGCGCGCCGCCGTCGAACGCTTCGACCCGGACGGTCATGTCGTGCCGTACTGCATGTCGGGCGGCACGGACGCCAAGCAGTTCTCCCGCCTCGGCATCACCGGCTACGGCTTCTCGCCGCTGAAGCTCCCGGTGGGCTTCGACTACCAGGCGCTCTTCCACGGCGTCGACGAACGCGTGCCCGTCGAGGCGCTGCACTTCGGCGTCCGCGTACTCGACCACTATCTGCGCACGGCCTGA